GACCGCGGCCGAGCAGGCGCTGCAGGCATCCGCGGCGATCGCCGAGCGCGCCCCACGGTTCGCCGGCCGGGCACTCGCGGTCGCGGACACCATCGCCGGCGGGCCGCTGGAGATCGCGATTGTGGGTGCGTCGCCCGAGCTCCGGCGGGTCGCGTTCACCCAGGCGCAGTGGGGTACGGCGATCGTCGCGGGCGCGCCCGGTCTGGCCGTACCGCTCTTCGACGGCCGGGCCCTCGTCGACGGCCGGCCGGCGGCGTACGTATGTCAGAAATTCACCTGCCGGCTGCCCGTTTCGTTGCCGGAACACCTTCGGGACGCGCTGCGGCCGACCGGCTGAACCCTGCCCAGGTGCGGGTTTTCCCTGCCGTTTCGGTCGAATCCCTTGACTCACGGCGACCGGGCGGCAACAGTCGGTCCCCAAGTCGGATGTAACGGAAATCGCATGCACCGACACAAAGTGTCACAACTGAGGCAGTGGCACTGTTGCGTCAACATCCGGCCGGTCCCCAACTGAATTGGTCGCTGCGCCCAAACAGCGACCACACCGTGAGGAGATGTTGTCTTGAGACGACTGACATCAGCAGGGGTGGCGATCGTCGCGGCAGCCGGTCTCGCCGTCACGATCACCGCTTCGACAGCGGGTGCCGCCGACCGATCGGTTCCGCTCCCGGCGTCCGGCTTCAACCAGCCGGCCGCCGTCCAGGCCGAACAGGCGCTGACCGCGCGGACGGCCACCGCGCTCGGGCTCGGCAAGGGCGAACAGCTCAAGGTCCGCGATGTGGTGAAGGACGCCGACGGTACCGAGTACGTCCGCTACGACCGTACGTTCAACGGCCTGAAGGTCGTCGGTGGTGACCTGATCGTCAAGCGCAAGGGCGAGGCGATCGGTCAGGTCACGTACAACCGTGGCGCGAAGGCCGTCGAGGTCGCGACAAAGCCGACTCTGTCCCAGTCGGCCGCACTGGCGAAGGGCGCGCAGGCCGCGAAGTTCAAGGCCTCCGGCAACAAAGGCCAGTTGGTCGTGTACGTGACGCCGGCCAAGCCGGTGCTCGCGTACGAGGTGGTCACCACCGGCGTGAAGCCGGACCAGACCCCGTCGGTACTGCACTCGTTCATCGACGCCAAGACCGGTGCGGTGCTGGCGCAGGACGACGAGATCAAGGCCGGTACCGGCAACTCGATGTACGCCGGCACCGTCTCGATCGGTACGTCCGGCAGCTACACCATGTCGGACCCGAGCCGTGGTGGTAACTACACGACCGACCTCAAGGGCGCGACCAGCGGCAACGGCACGACGTTCACCAACTCCACCGACACGTGGGGCGACGGAACCGCGTCGAACCGCCAGACCGCCGCCGTGGACGCGCACTACGGCGCCCAACTGACCTGGGACTACTACAAGAACGTCCACGGCCGGAACGGCATCTTCAACAACGGTCAGGGTGCTCGTTCCCGCGTGCACTACGGCAACGCGTACGTGAACGCGTTCTGGGACGGCACCCAGATGACGTACGGCGACGGATCGGGCAACACGCACCCGTTGACCGCGATCGACGTCGCCGGTCACGAGATGAGCCACGGCGTCACCGAGGCAACCGCCAACCTGAACTACTCGGGTGACGCGGGCGGCCTGAACGAGGCGACCAGTGACATCTTCGGGAC
The genomic region above belongs to Kribbella solani and contains:
- a CDS encoding M4 family metallopeptidase, coding for MRRLTSAGVAIVAAAGLAVTITASTAGAADRSVPLPASGFNQPAAVQAEQALTARTATALGLGKGEQLKVRDVVKDADGTEYVRYDRTFNGLKVVGGDLIVKRKGEAIGQVTYNRGAKAVEVATKPTLSQSAALAKGAQAAKFKASGNKGQLVVYVTPAKPVLAYEVVTTGVKPDQTPSVLHSFIDAKTGAVLAQDDEIKAGTGNSMYAGTVSIGTSGSYTMSDPSRGGNYTTDLKGATSGNGTTFTNSTDTWGDGTASNRQTAAVDAHYGAQLTWDYYKNVHGRNGIFNNGQGARSRVHYGNAYVNAFWDGTQMTYGDGSGNTHPLTAIDVAGHEMSHGVTEATANLNYSGDAGGLNEATSDIFGTMVEWSANNSTDPGDYLIGEKININGNGTPLRYMDKPSKDGASKDCWTTSTGGLDPHYSSGPLNHWFYLASEGTGSKTINGVTYNSTACNGTTFAGVGRDIAAKVWYRTLTTKLSSGSTYKDAREGAINSAKELYGADSAQCKGIEAAFGGISVPAGSAACGGGTTPPTGDNLLKNPGFESGAVDWTGTAGPVTNNTGRPARTGTWKLWLQGNGRATTESVGQSVAIPASASSATLTFWIRIDTAETTTTTAYDTAKVQVVDGSTTSTLATYSNLNKNTSYVQKTLNLSAYKGKTVTVKFVGQEDSSAQTSFVVDDTSLTVS